The following coding sequences lie in one Methanopyrus sp. SNP6 genomic window:
- a CDS encoding MBL fold metallo-hydrolase — MVAEITIVVDNRVGMVRDPYVARHGLAIVVETDDSLILFDTGPSANVLVNNLKLAGFDVSFDHVVVSHEHWDHTGGLEAVEGTVHRPGGGEETLDDVVVTRTFEGEYEGRPMPEQALIVGNVALIGCCHFDLEELLNEYEPRTVVGGLHLMGATEEELERTAELFWEYGVREVYACHCTGLSESAYLAKVVGGEPAYVPMRISERL; from the coding sequence GTGGTGGCCGAGATCACAATAGTGGTGGACAACCGGGTCGGTATGGTCCGCGATCCTTACGTCGCCCGACACGGTCTGGCGATCGTCGTGGAAACCGACGACTCGCTGATACTCTTCGACACCGGTCCTTCCGCGAATGTTTTGGTTAACAATTTGAAGCTGGCAGGATTCGACGTGAGCTTCGACCACGTAGTGGTATCTCACGAACACTGGGACCATACGGGCGGTTTGGAAGCCGTTGAGGGAACCGTTCACCGACCCGGCGGCGGAGAGGAGACCCTCGACGATGTTGTCGTGACGAGGACGTTCGAGGGAGAGTACGAGGGTAGACCAATGCCAGAGCAGGCGTTGATCGTTGGGAACGTAGCGCTGATAGGATGCTGTCATTTCGACTTGGAGGAGCTACTGAACGAGTACGAGCCGAGGACGGTGGTCGGCGGCCTGCACCTGATGGGTGCCACCGAAGAGGAACTAGAGCGGACTGCCGAGCTGTTCTGGGAATACGGGGTTCGAGAAGTTTACGCGTGTCATTGTACGGGACTCTCGGAATCTGCATACTTGGCGAAGGTCGTAGGTGGAGAGCCGGCGTACGTGCCGATGCGGATTTCGGAGAGGCTCTGA